A region from the Aegilops tauschii subsp. strangulata cultivar AL8/78 chromosome 5, Aet v6.0, whole genome shotgun sequence genome encodes:
- the LOC109743583 gene encoding uncharacterized protein yields the protein MEGEGETPYQLLSNRISLDLRLDAMTHHRRTRRPASPAPADYQQQHHGKEAFSCNYCQRKFFSSQALGGHQNAHKNERALADRTLAKRRRDASAGINAAVAATPSSPAVIHSWLHGGGDLWAYATSPASSMGMGGLAGTRRTTTAAGEDTAELDLSLTAGSTTVAHSWINGGGDIWAYATSPPTSLSMGMGMDGWDGTRLTTTVGGETTAEMDLSLKLCL from the coding sequence ATGGAGGGTGAGGGTGAGACGCCTTACCAGCTGTTGTCGAACCGTATCAGCCTCGACCTCCGCCTCGATGCGATGACGCACCACCGCCGCACCCGGCGCCCGGCGTCCCCTGCTCCCGCGGACTACCAGCAACAGCACCATGGTAAGGAAGCCTTTTCGTGCAACTACTGCCAGCGAAAGTTCTTTAGCTCGCAGGCGCTCGGCGGCCACCAGAACGCCCACAAGAACGAGCGCGCCCTCGCCGACCGCACCCTCGCCAAGCGCAGACGCGACGCCTCTGCAGGCATaaacgccgccgtcgccgccacgcCTTCCTCGCCGGCCGTCATCCACAGCTGGCTCCACGGCGGCGGTGATCTTTGGGCCTACGCTACTTCACCCGCGTCGAGCATGGGCATGGGTGGCTTGGCTGGCACTCGCCGCACCACGACGGCTGCCGGGGAGGACACGGCGGAGCTGGACTTGTCGCTCACAGCTGGCTCCACGACCGTCGCCCATAGCTGGATCAACGGCGGCGGTGATATTTGGGCCTACGCTACTTCACCCCCCACGAGCTTGAGCATGGGCATGGGCATGGACGGCTGGGATGGCACTCGCCTCACCACGACGGTCGGTGGGGAGACCACGGCGGAGATGGACTTGTCGCTCAAGCTCTGCCTCTGA